The following DNA comes from Marinilactibacillus sp. Marseille-P9653.
AGTAAAGTTAATTTACCAGATTCTGAATCTCTTTCAAATAAAGTCAGATTATCTGAGTCTTGATGACCAACAACTACGAACTGGTTTGATGGGTCAAGGTTGAAATCACGAGGAATTTCTCCTTCAGTTGGAACGTATTCGACAAGTGCCAATGTGCCATCTTCTTGAACAGCATAAACCACTATCGAATCATGGCCTCGGTTTGAAGCATAAACAAAGTGGCCATCATTACTGATACGAATAGCAGCTCCACCATTGAACTCAGTATGTTCTTCAGGAATGGAAGAAATCGTCTGTAGATGTGAAAGTGTACCGCTCTCGCTGTTGTAAGCATAAGCTAAAATATCACTACTTAATTCACCAAATACGTAAGCATATTTTTCATTTGGATGAAACACGATATGACGAGGACCAGTCCCAGGAGCTACTGAAATGACATCAACTTCCGATAACTTACCTTCGTCGTTTACTTCATAAGTGATCACTTCATCTGTTCCAAGATCGCAGGCAATAAGATACTGGTTATCAGGAGTTAGATTGAAATAATGTGCGTGCGCTGATTTTTGATTTTCATGAACAGATTTACCTGAGTGCTTGATTTTATCAGTTAGTTCAAGTGAACCTTCACTATCTGTTTTATAAACAGCAACTTCACCATCATGATAATTTGCAGTATAAACAAGTTGTCTTGTTTCATCATAGGCAACGTAACAAGGAGAAGAGCCTTCTGAGGCATTGACGCTTGCTTCTGTGAATGTACCTTCTTCGTTCTTTTTGAAAGAAACAATACCGCCTTGACCATTGTCTTTCATAACCGTATACAAAGTTTCACCATCATTTGAAATGTCGAGATAGGTAGGATTGCCAACTTCAGCGACAAGTTCAAGGTTACTTAATTGTTTTTTTTCTTGATCCAGTTCGATGCTATAAACACCTTTACTGTCTTTCTTAGTATAAGTTCCTAACAAAACTTTCTGAGTCAT
Coding sequences within:
- a CDS encoding lactonase family protein; this encodes MTQKVLLGTYTKKDSKGVYSIELDQEKKQLSNLELVAEVGNPTYLDISNDGETLYTVMKDNGQGGIVSFKKNEEGTFTEASVNASEGSSPCYVAYDETRQLVYTANYHDGEVAVYKTDSEGSLELTDKIKHSGKSVHENQKSAHAHYFNLTPDNQYLIACDLGTDEVITYEVNDEGKLSEVDVISVAPGTGPRHIVFHPNEKYAYVFGELSSDILAYAYNSESGTLSHLQTISSIPEEHTEFNGGAAIRISNDGHFVYASNRGHDSIVVYAVQEDGTLALVEYVPTEGEIPRDFNLDPSNQFVVVGHQDSDNLTLFERDSESGKLTLLQKDFYAPEVVCVAFVK